GGCGCTCGAGCGCGCGGTAGAGCTCGGAGTTCTCGAACGCGAGGGAAGCCTGCGCGAGGACGGTCACGAGAAGAGCATGGTCCTCGCTCGAGAGCGGAACGCCCCCTTCCTTCGTTCCCACCGCGAGGGCGCCGACGATCCTCCCGCCGGACTTGAGCGCGAGAAGATGGCGATATCCGTCCTCGTGGAGGCGGAGGAACGTCAGGTCCTCCCCCGAGGGGAAGGTCACCGAACGGATCCGCACGGAATCGGCCGCCGAGAGCTTTTCGACGAGCGCCTCCCGCGCGATCCCGGGCGGAAGCGCGCGGTCGAACAGGAACAGCCGGCAGGGAGACACCTTCAGCGCGTCCGAAACGGACGACGCGAGCGCTTCGGCCAGGAGGGCGGTGTCGCGGACGCCGCGCCATTCGCGCGAGAAGTCGAGGAGCGCGCGGCGCGCGCGGTAGGTCTCGCCGTACTGGAACCGTTCGATCGCGTTCGAGAAACGCCTCTTGACGGGGACGAGGAGCGACGCGAGGAAGAGACCCGACCCGAACGCCAGGAGGTTCTTCGCTTCCGAGGCGAACCCGACGAGAACGCGGTTCAGGAGCGTATTGACGAGGACGAACGAAGCCGCTCCCAGGAAGACGGCCGCGGTCGTTGCGACGGCCTCGCGGGCGAAGATGTCGACGTCCCACAGCCGCCAGCGCCACAGCGCGTAGGCGAAACCGAGCGGCACGAAGACGAGCGGAACGACTCCGGCGCACGCCGCCCAGGTGCTCGAAAGCCCGAAGGCGCGGGGAATCGCGTAGAGCAGGAGAAACGGCGAGAGCCCGAACGTCGTCCCGAGAGCGATCCACCGCGCCTGCCGCTGCGACGACGCGTCGGACGGGTTTCGCGCGGCGTTCACGATCCGCACGATGGCCGCCGCCGTGTAGGCGGCGAAGTAGAAGAGCCAGAAGCGCTCGAGGAACTCCACCCCGAACGAGAGCCGGGCGGGAGAAACCGCTCCGGGAATCGAGATCGCGAGCTGACCGGCGAGATACAGGGCCGGGACCGCGTAGACGGCCGCGGCCCGGAACCGCGCGCGGCGGGGAAAGACGAGGAAGAAGTGCAGCAGGAGGGCCGGAGCCAGCGCGCGGTAGGCGTCCTCCGAGAGCCAGATCGCCTTCCAGACGCCGTCGACGGGGCCGGAAGGCGTGAGAACGTCGATCGCGAACGAGCTCACGCAGAAGAGCGTGAAGAGCTGCGTCGGGGTGGTCCTCTCGCGGCCGAGGGTGACGAGCCCGATCAGCAGGTAGAGGATGCCGACGAACGCGAGGAAGAGATAGGGGAGATCGACGTGCGGCGCCGGCGCTCCGCTGGCGGCGGCCGCGACTTCGTTCCCGCGGACGACCGCGAGCGCATGGGGGAACGGCGGCCGGGAGAGAACGCCGATCGGATCGGGGATCCCCGCGACCGGCTGGCCGTCGATCAGGACGATGCGGTCGCCCGCGCGAAGCGAGGAATCCGTCGATTCGGGATCCGGGGGTGTGATGACCTCGACCTCGCCTCGCGCGGCGCGGGCGTTCATTTCGAGCCGCGAAAACGATTCGATCTTTCGCTGGAAGGAAAGAAAGGCGACGGCGAGGGTCCCGCCGAGGAAGAGGAGGAAAACCGCTCCTCCGAGCCATTTCCTCATCTCTCTCATTCGCCGGACTCGATCAGCAACGGAAGTGCCACCAGTCCGGCAATCTGGATCGGTGACAACATCCTTTTTTGCAAGCGCTTACCCCGCGATCTCCCAGCATGTTTCCTCGGCGAATCCAAGCATTCGGACGCCATCCGGA
Above is a genomic segment from Thermoanaerobaculia bacterium containing:
- a CDS encoding PAS domain S-box protein, which gives rise to MRKWLGGAVFLLFLGGTLAVAFLSFQRKIESFSRLEMNARAARGEVEVITPPDPESTDSSLRAGDRIVLIDGQPVAGIPDPIGVLSRPPFPHALAVVRGNEVAAAASGAPAPHVDLPYLFLAFVGILYLLIGLVTLGRERTTPTQLFTLFCVSSFAIDVLTPSGPVDGVWKAIWLSEDAYRALAPALLLHFFLVFPRRARFRAAAVYAVPALYLAGQLAISIPGAVSPARLSFGVEFLERFWLFYFAAYTAAAIVRIVNAARNPSDASSQRQARWIALGTTFGLSPFLLLYAIPRAFGLSSTWAACAGVVPLVFVPLGFAYALWRWRLWDVDIFAREAVATTAAVFLGAASFVLVNTLLNRVLVGFASEAKNLLAFGSGLFLASLLVPVKRRFSNAIERFQYGETYRARRALLDFSREWRGVRDTALLAEALASSVSDALKVSPCRLFLFDRALPPGIAREALVEKLSAADSVRIRSVTFPSGEDLTFLRLHEDGYRHLLALKSGGRIVGALAVGTKEGGVPLSSEDHALLVTVLAQASLAFENSELYRALERRMDEIRSLQEFQEGVIRSSSAGIIVLDASGTLVSVNPAFENLIGAAEADLIGRPLAGILPEI